ACGGATTCAGGGGCGCCGGCCCGATTGGAAGAAGGCTTATGTAGCGCTTGCAGAAGGCTATGAGCTGGACTTCGTCGGCGGCGTGGAATAAGCGAACAGGACTGAACGATCATGGCAGTGCGTAAAGCAAAACCTACTTCCCCCGGTCGGCGATTTGTCGCCCAGCCGGTGAAGAGCGGGCTGCATCGGGGTGAGCCCTATGCGCCCCTGGTCCGGAAGCTGAACAAGAGCGGTGGCCGGAACAACCAGGGTCGGATCACCACCCGCCATATCGGTGGTGGCCACAAGCGGCGTTACCGCGATATCGACTTCCGGCGCAACAAGGAAGATATTCCGGCGCGGGTCGAGCGGCTGGAATATGACCCGAACCGCAGCGCGAATATCGCCCTGCTGTTGTACCGGGACGGTGAACGCCGCTATATCATCGCACCCAAAAACCTGAAGGTTGGCCAGGAAGTGCGTTCCGGCCAGGGTTCGCCGATCAAGCCGGGCAATACGATGCCGCTGCGCAATATCCCGCTCGGCACGCAGGTCCATTGCATCGAGATGCGGCCGGGCAAGGGAGCGCAGATGGCGCGCTCGGCCGGAGCGGGCGTGCAGCTCGTGGCCCGTGATGGCGCCTACGCCACGCTGCGGCTTCGCTCGGGCGAGATGCGCAAAGTGCTCAGCGAGTGCCGCGCGACCATCGGCGAAGTGAGCAATTCGGAGCATTCGCTCCGGTCGCTGGGTAAGGCTGGCGCGACCCGGATCGCGGGTCGCCGTCCAACGGTTCGCGGTGTGGTCATGAACCCGGTCGACCATCCCCACGGTGGTGGTGAGGGTCGAACCTCGGGTGGTCGTCATCCGGTGACGCCCTGGGGTATCCCGACGAAGGGTCACAAGACCCGCAGCAATAAGCGCACCGATAATCTTATCGTGCGCCGTCGCAAACGCTAACGGAAAGGGGTGGATCAGAAGTGCCACGCTCGATTCGCAAAGGCCCGTTTATCGATACGCACCTCCTGAAAAAGGTTCAGGAGGCCGCGGAGGCCAACAGTAAGCGCCCGATCAAGACCTGGTCGCGGCGATCCATGGTAGTCCCGGAGATGGTCGGATTGACCATTGCGGTCCATAACGGTCGTCAGCATGTGCCGGTGCTCGTTAACGAGAACATGGTCGGTCACAAGCTCGGGGAGTTCGCGTCGACGCGGACATTCAAGGGCCATCAGGCCGACAAGAAGGCGAAGAGGTAAGCATGGAAACGGCGGCCAGGCTTCGATACGCGATTATTTCGCCGCAGAAAGTGCGGCTCCTCGCCGACCAGATCCGGGGGTTGCCGGTTTCGCGCGCCCTCGAGGTGCTTGAGTTCAGTCCCCGCAAGGCATCGGGGATTGTGCGCAAGGTGGTGGACTCGGCGATCGCCAACGCGGAACACAATAACGGGGCGGACATTGATGAGCTGCGCATTGCGCGCATCCAGGTCGATGAGGGCCCGATGTACAAGCGGATTCAGCCACGGGCCAAGGGGTCGGCGAATCGTATCCTGAAGCGGACGAGCCACATCACCGTGGCCGTTGCTGAGGACTAGGGGTAAGGAATGGGACACAAGGTTCATCCAACAGGGTTTCGGCTCGGTATCACGGAAGACTGGCGGTCGATGTGGTATGCGAACAGCAACCGCTTCGGCGAGCAGCTGCATACCGATTACAAGATCCGCAAGTTCATCAACGAGCGGCTGTCGCATGCGTCGATCAGCAAGATCCGCATCGAGCGTCCGGCCAAGAACGCCCTGATCACGATTCATACGGCACGCCCGGGAATCGTCATCGGCAAGAAGGGCGAGGACATCGATCGCCTGCGCCGTCAGCTGACGGAGCGCATGGGTATCCCGGTCCACGTCAATATCGAAGAGATCCGCAAGCCGGAGCTTGACGCGCAGTTGGTGGCGGACAGCGTCGCGCAGCAGCTTGAGCGCCGGATCATGTTCCGTCGTGCGATGAAGCGTGCGGTCGGGAACGCCATGCGGCTCGGTGCGAAGGGCATCAAGGTGCAGGTCGGTGGGCGCCTCAACGGTTCCGAGATTGCGCGTAGCGAGTACTACCGCGAGGGCAGTGTTCCGCTGCACACGCTGCGGGCCGATATCGACTACGGGCTCGCCGAGGCGATGACGACTTACGGTGTGATCGGCGTCAAGGTCTGGGTGTTCAAGGGCGAAATCCTCGATACCGATACGGCGCCGAACCAGCGGGCCGCCGGCTAGGGCGGTTAAAAGGAGTCAGTCATGCTTCAGCCAAAGCGTACAAAGTTCAGGAAACAGCAAAAGGGTCGTAACAACGGCCTGGCGACCCGCGGTGACAAGGTCAACTTCGGGGAATTCGGGCTCAAGTCCACGACCCGCGGACCGGTGACGGCGCGGCAGATCGAGGCTGGCCGTCGGGCGATCAATCGCCACGTCCGTCGTGGCGGCAAGATCTGGATCCGGATCTTCCCGGATGCCCCGATCACGTCGAAGCCGCTCGAGGTCCGGCAGGGCAAGGGCAAGGGCAATGTCGATCACTGGGCCGCCAAGGTGCAGCCGGGCCGGGTGATCTATGAAATCGAGGGCGTGTCGGAAGAGGTCGCCCGCGAGGCGTTCCGCCGCGCGGCGGCGAAGCTGCCCGTGCACACCCGGTTCGTCGAACGGACGGTGATGTAATGAAGGCAAACCAGTTGCGAGACAAGACGGTCGAGGGCCTGGAAAAAGAACTCCTCGAGCGTCGCAAAGAGCAGTTCAATCTCCGGATGCAGCAGGCCACGGGCCAGCTCGCGCGTCCGGACCAGATGACACGGGTGCGCCGGGACATCGCGCGGATCAAGACCGTGCTTAATGAGAAGACCAGGGGTGGCAGCGAGTCATGAGTAAGAGCGAAAGCGTCAAGCGCACGGTCAACGGTCGTGTGGTGAGCACGGCGATGGATAAGACGATTACCGTCGTGGTCGAGCGACTCGTCCCGCATCCGCTGTACGGCAAGTACATCCGGCGGACGACGAAGGTCCACGCGCATGACGAGGAAAACGTCTGCCAGAAGGGGGACTGGGTGTCGGTCGTGGAATGCCGTCCCGTCTCGAAACAGAAAACCTGGCAGCTTGTGGACGTGCTCGAACGGCCCGCCCAATAAGCAACGACCAATCATAGAGAGTCAATCGCCATGATTCAGATGCAGACGCTGCTAGGCGCGGCGGATAACAGTGGGGCCCGGGAGGTACAGTGCGTGAAGGTACTGGGGGGTTCCAAGCGCCGTTACGCCGGCATCGGCGACATCATTAAAGTCAGTGTCAAGGACGCCATTCCCCGTGGTCGGGTGAAAAAGGGCGAGGTCTACGATGCTGTCGTGGTTCGCACGAAGCGCGGAGTGCGTCGTCCGGACGGGTCGTTGATCCGCTTCGACGGTAATGCGGCCGTGCTCCTGAACGCGAACCGCCAGCCGGTCGGTACCCGCGTGTTCGGACCGGTGACGCGTGAGCTCCGCACGGAGCGTTTCATGCGAATCATCTCTCTGGCGCCGGAGGTGCTGTAACGATGCAGAAGATTAAGGCCGGTGACGAAGTCATGGTGATCGCGGGCAAGGACAAAGGGCGGCGCGGTCGCGTCATCCGTGTCGTGCCGGATCGGGATGGCGTCGTTGTCGAGAATGCGAACAAGGTGAAAAAGCACAAGAAGGCGAATCCCCAGGCCAATGATTCCGGCGGGATCATTGAGCAGGAGAAGCCGCTGCATCGCTCGAACGTAGCGATTTACAACCCGAGCACCGGTCAGCCTGATCGCGTCGGTGTTCGAGTGGGTGAAGACGGCCGCCGCGTGCGCTTCTTCAAGTCCGACAACACGCTGATTGATTAGGGTATCGAGATGGCCAGATTGCGGGAGCAATACACAAGCAAGATCGTTGAGACGTTGTCGCAGCGATTCGAGTACGCCAATCCGATGCAGGTGCCGCGGCTCGACAAGATCGTGGTAAATATCGGCCTCGGTGAGGCGACGCGCGACAAGAAGGTCGTGGACAATGCGTCAACGGATCTTTCGCTGATCACGGGCCAGAAGCCGATTGTGACCTACACGCGAAAGGCGGTGGCCGGGTTCAAGATTCGTGAGGGCTGGCCCATCGGCGTCAAAGTGACGCTGCGTCGCGACAGGATGTACGAATTCCTTGATCGGCTGGTCAACATCGCCGCGCCGCGCATCCGCGATTTCCGCGGATTCTCCCCGCGTTCGTTTGATGGTCGCGGCAATTACAACCTCGGGATCGGCGAGCAGCTGGTATTCCCGGAGCTTGAATTCGACAAAATCGATGCAGTCCGCGGTATGGATATCGCGATCGGCACTACAGCAGTTAAGGACGAGGAAGCCATGGCCCTTCTGGAGGGCTTTGGATTCCCGTTCCGCAAGTAAAGAGGGCAGGAAATGGCCAAGGTTTCCATGGTCCAGCGAGAGCTCAAGCGTGAGCGGCTTCGCAATAAGCATTCGGCGAAACGCGCCGAGCTTAAGGAGATTATTCGCAGCCCTGCCTCCTCCGAGGAGGAGCGGGTGGCAGCCCAGGAGCAGCTACAGAACCTGCCCCGGAACGCCAGCCCGGTGCGGGGCCGCAACCGGTGCAATGTTTCCGGCCGGCCGCGCGGTTACTACCGCAAGTTCGGTCTTTCCCGGAACATGCTCCGCCAGGCCGCAATGCGCGGTGAGATCCCCGGCCTGAAGCTGTCCAGCTGGTAAGTGGCATGGGCAATAGTAACCAGGCAAGGAACCAGGTGACGCGAACATGAGCATGACCGATCCCATCGCGGATATGCTGACCCGGATTCGTAACGGGCAGACCGCTGAGAAGCCGGAGGTCTCGATGCCCTCCTCGAAGTTGAAGCTGGCTATCGTCCGTGTGTTGAAGGACGAGGGCTATGTCCACGACTATCGGGTCGAGGGAACCGAGAAAAAGCCCACGCTGGCGGTAACGCTGAAGTACTACGAGGGCCGTCCGGTCATCGAGGAGATTCAGCGCGTGAGTCGGCCCGGCCTGCGGCGCTTTGAAGGGCGGGGGACGCTGCCCCGCGTGCGCGGCGGGCTGGGAACAGCCATCATTTCCACCTCGCAGGGTGTTATGACCGACCGGGCGGCGCGCGACGCCGGCCACGGCGGTGAAGTACTCTGCGTGGTGTTTTAAAGACGGGATAAACGGTCATGTCGAGAGTAGCGAAGAGTCCGGTAACGATCCCGAGCGGCGTGGAAGTTCGGCTTGGCGACGATCGCCAGGTCACCGTCAAGGGTGCGAAGGGCGAGCTCCACCACACGATCCACGAATGGGTGGATGTGGCGGAGGAAGAGCAAACGCTTACGTTTGCGCCCAATCGCAAGCGTCAGGCGGCGGTTGCGCTGGCAGGGACTACCCGGGCACTGCTGAACAACATGGTGCAGGGTGTCCACGAGGGCTTTGAGCGTCGTCTCAGGCTCGTGGGCGTCGGTTACCGGGCCCAGGCCAAGGGTGAGACGATCAACCTGACGCTCGGGTTTTCGCACCCGGTGGAGCACGCCGTGCCCGCCGGGGTAACAGTGGAGACACCGACGAATACCGAAATTGTGGTCCGTGGTGTGGATAAGCAGCAGGTCGGCCAAGTCGCTGCGGATATCCGGGCATACCGGCCGCCGGAGCCCTACAAGGGCAAGGGTGTCCGCTACGCCGATGAACGGGTCATCATGAAAGAAGCCAAGAAGAAGTGATGGCGATGGAAAAGAAGGCAGCAAGAGACCGCCGGGCCCGCAAGGCTCGTGCGAAGATGCGGCAGCTCGGGACAGTTCGGCTGACGATTCACCGGACGCCGCGACATACGTATGCGCAGATCATCTCGGCCGATGCATCGAGGACGCTCGCGTCCGCATCGACGCTCGAGAAAGACATGCGCGGGTCGCTGGCCAATGGTGGCAACGTCGAGGCAGCCAAGGCGGTTGGCCGGGCGATCGCCGAGCGCGCCACGGCAGCGGGTGTCACCGAGGTGGCCTTCGATCGCTCGGGCTTCAACTATCACGGCCGGGTGCAGGCAATCGCCGACGCAGCCCGTGAAGCCGGACTCAAATTCTGAATAGGGGCAGGTAGGCGATGGCGACGAACGATGTCAATGGTGAGGGCCTCCGCGAGAAGCTCATTACCATCAACCGCGTAGCGAAGGTCGTTAAGGGTGGCCGCCAGTTCGGCTTCACAGCCCTGACGGTTGTGGGTAACGGCGATGGCTCGGTGGGCTTCGGTTATGGCAAGGCGCGGGAAGTGCCGTTGGCCATTCAGAAGGCGATGGAGCGGGCGCGCTTCAACATGCGGGCAGTCAACCTTAACGGGCCGACGCTGCAGTACGCTATGACGGGGTATCACGGCTCGAGCAAGGTCTATATGCAGCCGGCTTCCGCGGGTACCGGGATCATCGCGGGTGGCCCGATGCGCGCCGTGTTCGAGGTCGTCGGGGTTAACGACGTGCTCGCAAAGGCGCTGGGCTCGCGCAACCCGATCAACGTTGTGCAGGCGACGGTCAACGCTCTGACCACCTATGATTCTCCGGAGTACGTGGCGGCCAAGCGCGGCAAGACGGTAGAAGAGGTCCAGGGCTGATCATGGCTAAGAGTAAGCAGCTTCGTGTCACGGTGGTTCGCAGCTTTGCCAATCGCGTGGCGAGACACAAGGCGTGTATCGCGGGTCTCGGCCTGCGCCGGATGCACCACAGCGTTGTGGTGGCGGATACGCCGGAGAACCGCGGGATGATCAATAAGGTCTCCTACATGCTCTCTGTCGAGGAGGTCTAGAATATGCGATTGAATACTTTACGTCCGGCACCGGGTTCGCGCCGGGACGCCGAGCGCGTCGGTCGTGGTGCCGGTTCCGGCATGGGCAAGACCGCGCGCCGGGGTCACAAGGGCCAGAAAGCGCGTAGCGGCGGCTTCACCAAGGTCGGCTTCGAGGGTGGTCAGATGCCGCTCCAGCGGCGGGTCCCGAAGGTCGGGTTCAGCTCGCACAAGGGTCAGTACGTCGCCGAGGTTCGGTTGCATGAGATCGGGCAGGTCGACGGCGACCTGGTTACGCTCGAGTCGCTGCAGGCGGCGGGGGTTGTACCCCGCAATGCCCGCGAGGCGAAGGTCGTGCTCTCCGGTGAAGTCTATCGTGCCGTGACCCTGCGTGGGGTTCGTGCGACGGCGGGCGCCCGGGCAGCGATCGAAAAAGCCGGCGGCAAGGTCGAGGTTTAAGTGGCCGGGCCATCCGCCAACGCCGGTTCACTCGGGGGCGTGGGTCGCCTGACGGAGGTCCGTCAGCGGCTTACCTTCGTTGTGATCGCTCTGGTGATCTACCGGCTGGGTGCGCATATCACCATCCCGGGGATCGATCAGGGCGCGCTTGCGGACATGTTCGAGCAACAGTCGGGAACGATCCTCGACATGTTCAACATGTTCTCAGGCGGGGCGCTGGGCCGGCTCTCGATTTTCGCGCTGGGTGTGATGCCCTATATCTCGGCGTCAATCATCATGCAGTTGATGACCGCCGTGGTGCCCAAACTCAAGCAACTGCGCAGCGAGGGTGAGCAGGGCCGCCGGGCGATTACCAAGTACACGCGCTACGGCACGCTGGGCTTGGCGCTGTTCCAGGGAATCGGTATCACCGTTGCGCTGCAGAATCAGGGCGTCGTGCTCAACCCCGGGCCCATGTTCGTGTTTATCGGGACTACGACGCTGGTTACCGGGACGATGTTCCTGATGTGGCTGGGTGAGCAGATCACCGAGCGGGGCATCGGCAACGGCATCTCGCTAATCATTTTCGCAGGTATCGTCGCGGGGCTGCCGTCGGCACTCGGCGGCACGCTCGAGCTTACCCGGACGGGTGAGCTGGGTATTCCTACGGTTTTGCTCCTGCTCGTGCTCGCGGTGAGCGTTATCTGGTTCATCGTGTTCATGGAGCGCGGCCAGCGCCGGATAACGATCAACTATGCGCGCCGTCAGCAGGGGCGGAAGATGTACGCGGGTCAGACGAGTCATCTGCCGCTGAAAATCAATATGGCCGGCGTTATCCCGGCGATTTTCGCCTCGAGCATTATCCTGTTTCCGGCGACGATCGGGCAGTGGTTCGGCGAGATGGAAGGGTTTGCGTGGATGCAGCGTCTCGGGCAGACGCTCAGCCCCGGACAGCCGCTCTACATTACGTTCTATGCGGCGGCCATCATCTTCTTCTGCTTTTTCTACACCGCACTGGTGTTCAATTCGCGGGATACTGCTGACAATCTCAAGCGCTCTGGCGCGTTCATTCCCGGCGTCCGTCCGGGTGAACAGACCTCGCGCTATATCGACAAGGTTATGACGCGACTCACGCTGGTGGGCGCGGGATACATCACGGCGGTCTGTCTGCTCCCCGAGTTCCTCATCCTCTACCTCAACGTGCCGTTCTACTTCGGCGGAACCGCGTTGCTCATTATCGTAGTAGTGGTGATGGACTTCATGTCGCAGCTTCAGGCCCATCTGGTTTCGCACCAGTACGAGCCGCTGATGAAGAAAGCCAATCTGCAGGCGCACGGCCGTGGTGGCGGCAGCGGCCTGGCACGCTGAACAGGAAATTTGGAGACGGGACGATGAAAGTACGTGCCTCAGTCAAGAAAATCTGCCGCAACTGCAAGGTAATCAAGCGGGGCGGCACGGTAAGGGTGATCTGCACCTCCGATGCCCGACACAAACAGCGTCAGGGCTGACGAAGACGCATATCTTGAATGCAAATGGGTGATCTGGTTATACTGCCGGGTTTCCGAGTGAAAGAATAATCCTGGAGTAACGGCTCATGGCCCGTATTGCTGGCGTCAACATTCCCGCCAACAAACATACAGAGATCGCGCTGACCTCGATTTACGGCGTAGGCCGGACTCGTGCAGCGGCGATCTGCAAATCAGCAGACATCGCGCCGGATCGCAAGATCCGGGAGCTCACCGATGATGAGCTCGAGCGCCTTCGCGCTGTTATCAATGAATACGCCGTTGAGGGCGACTTGCGCCGTCAGGTGGCCATGGACATCAAGCGGTTGATGGACATGGGGTGCTATCGCGGCATTCGCCATCGGCGTGGCATGACGGTCCGCGGGCAAAGCACGCAGACCAACGCCCGGACTCGTAAGGGACCGCGTCGCTCCGTCACCCGTTAACGCAATAGCAGGACAGTTTTTAAATGGCCAAGCCAACCACCCGCACCCGTAAGCGCGTCAAGCGCACGGTTGTCGATGGCATCGCGCATATCAACGCGAGCTTCAACAACACGGTAATAACGATTACCGACCGTCAGGGCAATGCGCTCGCCTGGGCCAGTGCCGGCGGCAGCGGTTTCCGTGGATCACGGAAGAGCACGCCGTTTGCTGCGCAGGTCGCCTCTGAGCGTGCCGGCGAGTCCGCCAAGGATTATGGTCTCAAGAACCTCGAGGTGCGGGTAAAGGGGCCTGGCCCGGGTCGTGAGTCCGCTGCGCGTGCGCTCAACAATGTCGGTTACCGCATCACCAATATCGAAGACGTGACGCCGATTCCACACAACGGATGCCGTCCGCCCAAGAAGCGTCGCGTCTGATCAGGGGACTATAAGAATGGCACGTTACATCGGACCGACCTGTAAGCTCGCCCGCCGCGAGGGAACAGACCTTTACCTGAAGAGCGGCGTTCGCTCACTCGACAGCAAGTGCAAGCTCGATACCCCGCCCGGCCAGCACGGTCAGCGTCGGGGGCGGATTTCGGACTACGGGCTGCAGCTGCGGGAAAAGCAGAAGGTGCGCCGCATGTACGGTGTGCTCGAGAAGCAGTTCCGCAAGTATTACCGCGAGGCGGACCGTCGCAAGGGCAACACGGGTGAAAACCTCCTCCAGCTGCTCGAAACTCGCCTCGATAACGTGGTCTACCGGCTTGGATTTGCCGCGACGCGCGCCGAGGCGCGGCAGCTGGTGGCGCACCGCGCGGTCATGCACAACGGCCGGACGACCAACGTCGCATCGGCCGAGGTGAAGCCGGGTGACGAGATCGCCATCCGCGAGCGGGCACAAAAGCAGCTGCGGGTGCAGGCGGCGCTCGAAATGGCCCAGCAGAACGGCGTGCCGGAGTGGCTCGAGGGCGACTCCAAGAATTTCAAGGGAACGTTGAAGCAGCGGCCGGAGCGCTCGGAGCTCGCTGCAGAGATCAACGAGTCTCTGATTGTCGAGCTTTATTCCAAGTAATGTCGCGAGCGGCGTCATTACCGATCAGGAGTGGTATTCATGCAGGGTCAGTTTAAGGACTTCCTTAAACCCCGAGTGGTCGAGGTGGATGCGGTTAGCGATAGCCGCGCCCGCATCACGCTCGAGCCGCTTGAGCGCGGTTTCGGTCACACGTTGGGCAACGCGCTGCGGCGTGTCCTTCTTTCCTCCATGCCAGGGTTCGCAGTGACCGAAGTGGAAATCGACGGCGTACTGCACGAGTACACGGCGATGGACGGGGTTCAGGAAGATGTCGTCGACATCCTGCTCAATCTCAAAGGGCTGGCGGTTCGGCTTTCCGGCCGGGAGACGGCCACACTTCGACTGAACAAGAAGGGTCCCGGTGCGGTGACGGCGGCGGACATCGCCGACGAGCAGCATATCGAGGTGAAAAACCCCGATCTGGTCATTTGCAATCTCACCAAGGCCGGCGAGATCAGCATGTCCATTACGGTAGCGAGCGGACGGGGTTACGAGCCGGCAACGGCCCGGGACCCTGAAGAAGAGCGCACCATCGGCCGGCTCGCTGTCGATGCGACCTACAGCCCGGTGCGTCGCGTCTCGTACAACGTCGAAAGCGCGCGCGTCGAGCAGCGCACCGACCTCGACAAGCTCGTCATGGATGTCGAGACCAGCGGGGTTATGGAGCCGGAAGAGGCGGTGCGACTGGCCGCGGGTGTTCTCCGCGATCAGATGTCCGTGTTCGTCGATCTGGAAGGGGGCGAGGGCGCCTCCCAGCCCCGGCGCAAGGAGCCGGATGTGGATCCGGTACTGCTGCGGCCAATCGATGACCTCGAGCTGACGGTTCGCTCGGCGAACTGCCTCAAGGCGGAGAGCATTCATTACGTGGGTGATCTCGTCCAGCGCACCGAGGTCGAATTGCTGAAGACGCCCAATCTGGGTAAGAAGTCACTCAACGAAATCAAGGAAGTCCTGGCACAGAACGGGCTTCAGCTCGGCATGCGGCTCGAGAACTGGCCGCCGGCCAGTCTCGAAGACAGCAGCCGGGCCATGGGTTAAGGGGAATCACTGATGCGTCATCGTAAAGCCGGACGAAAACTCAATCGGAACAGTTCCCACCGCCAGGCGATGTTCCGGAACATGTCGGCGTCGCTGTTCGAGCACGAGGCGATTCGGACCACGCTGCCGAAGGCCAAAGAGCTGCGGCGGGTCGCGGAGCCGTTGATCACGCTGGCGGGGAACGACACCACTGCCAACCGTCGGCTGGCGTTCTCGCGGTTGCGGAACAAGGCGATTGTCAGCAAGTTGTTTGACGAGCTCGGACCGCGTTACAACGAGCGTCCCGGCGGCTATCTGCGGATCCTGAAGGCGGGCTACCGCGCCGGTGACAATGCGCCGATGGCGTTCGTCGAGCTGGTCGACCGTCCCGTCGTCGAGGAAGATGACGATCAGGAAGAGGTGGCCTAGGGCAACCGGCGGATTAACCGGCCCTCGGCCGGTACCGGCAAAAGCCGCCTTCGGGCGGCTTTTTTGTGTCGGGCACCGATCCTCGTACGGTCGGACGGCGTCTTCTGCTAGACTTTCGGAAATTATTGATGGAGGAGTCCCATGAAGACACCTGTACGTGTAGCGGTCACCGGCGCCGCCGGCCAGATCGGTTATAGCCTTCTATTTCGCATTGCCTCGGGCGATATGCTCGGGTCCGATCAGCCGGTGATCCTGCAGCTCCTCGAAGTGCCGCCGGCCATGGACGCCGTGCAGGGTGTCATGATGGAACTTGACGACTGCGCGTTTCCGCTGGTCGCCGGCCTGCAGGCGAGTGACAAGCCCGAAGAGGCATTCAAAGACGCTGACTATATCCTCCTGGTAGGCGCCAAGCCGCGCGGACCGGGCATGGAGCGGAAGGATCTCCTCGAGGCGAATGCGGCGATCTTCTCCGGCCAGGGGCAGGCCATGAATGCGGTGGCCAGCCGTGACGTGCGCGTTCTCGCCGTGGGCAATCCCGCGAACACGAATGCCCTGATCGCCCGGCATAACGCGCCGGATCTTGATCCGCGGTCATTCACCGCGATGACCCGCCTCGATCACAACCGCGCGCTGGCCCAGCTCGCGAATCGCACGGGCAGTCATGTCACCGGTATCGAGCGGTTGACGGTCTGGGGTAATCACTCCGCCACGCAATACCCGGACATTACCCACGCGGTAGTGGATGGTAAGGCGGCCACCGAGCTGGTCGATCAGGACTGGCTTGAAGAGAGCTTTATTCCCACGGTTCAGCAGCGTGGCGCCGCCATCATCAAGGCCCGAGGCCAGTCAAGCGCCGCCTCTGCCGCCAGCGCCGCCATTGATCACATGCGTGACTGGACGCTGGGGACGACGGGTGATGACTGGGTCAGCATGGCCATCTCCTCGGATGGTAGCTACGGCATCACCGAGGGGCTGATCTACTCATTCCCGGTTCGCTGCGTTGACGGGCGTTACGAGATCGTTCAGGGGCTCGAGATCAATGATTTCTCCCGCGAGCGCATGAGCGCCACCGAGCAGGAGCTTGTCGAGGAGCGTGACGCAGTCAAGCATCTGCTCCCCTGAGCAACGGGGCGAGATAGCGACCGGTATGCGATTGCGGCTCCGTCGCGACGCTCTCCGGCGTGCCGGTCGCGATGATGCGGCCACCGCCTCCGCCACCCTCGGGTCCCAGGTCGATCAGCCAGTCGCAGGTCTTGATCACATCGAGGTTATGCTCGATGACCACCAGCGTGTTGCCCTCGTCGCGTAGTCGGTGCAGGACCTCGAGCAGCTGGGCGATGTCATGGAAATGCAGACCGGTGGTGGGTTCGTCGAGGATATAGAGCGTCTGCCCGGTGCTCTGGCGGGACAGCTCGCGCGCCAGCTTGATTCGCTGCGCCTCGCCACCGGAGAGGGTGACGGCGTTCTGACCGAGCTTGACGTAGCCCAGCCCCACCTCGACCAGCGTGCGCAGCTTGCGGGCGAGCGCCGGGATGCTCGAAAAGATCTCCAGGGCCTCGCCAACGCTCATCTCGAGTACATCGGCAATGGTATGGCCGCGATAGCGGATCTCGAGTGTCTCGCGGTTGTAGCGGGCGCCCCGACAGGTGTCGCAGGGGACGTAGACATCCGGCAGGAAGTGCATGGCGACCCGGATCACCCCATCGCCCTGGCATGCCTC
The Spiribacter vilamensis DNA segment above includes these coding regions:
- the rpmJ gene encoding 50S ribosomal protein L36 — encoded protein: MKVRASVKKICRNCKVIKRGGTVRVICTSDARHKQRQG
- the rplO gene encoding 50S ribosomal protein L15 — encoded protein: MRLNTLRPAPGSRRDAERVGRGAGSGMGKTARRGHKGQKARSGGFTKVGFEGGQMPLQRRVPKVGFSSHKGQYVAEVRLHEIGQVDGDLVTLESLQAAGVVPRNAREAKVVLSGEVYRAVTLRGVRATAGARAAIEKAGGKVEV
- the rpsD gene encoding 30S ribosomal protein S4; this encodes MARYIGPTCKLARREGTDLYLKSGVRSLDSKCKLDTPPGQHGQRRGRISDYGLQLREKQKVRRMYGVLEKQFRKYYREADRRKGNTGENLLQLLETRLDNVVYRLGFAATRAEARQLVAHRAVMHNGRTTNVASAEVKPGDEIAIRERAQKQLRVQAALEMAQQNGVPEWLEGDSKNFKGTLKQRPERSELAAEINESLIVELYSK
- the rplR gene encoding 50S ribosomal protein L18, which produces MEKKAARDRRARKARAKMRQLGTVRLTIHRTPRHTYAQIISADASRTLASASTLEKDMRGSLANGGNVEAAKAVGRAIAERATAAGVTEVAFDRSGFNYHGRVQAIADAAREAGLKF
- a CDS encoding DNA-directed RNA polymerase subunit alpha encodes the protein MQGQFKDFLKPRVVEVDAVSDSRARITLEPLERGFGHTLGNALRRVLLSSMPGFAVTEVEIDGVLHEYTAMDGVQEDVVDILLNLKGLAVRLSGRETATLRLNKKGPGAVTAADIADEQHIEVKNPDLVICNLTKAGEISMSITVASGRGYEPATARDPEEERTIGRLAVDATYSPVRRVSYNVESARVEQRTDLDKLVMDVETSGVMEPEEAVRLAAGVLRDQMSVFVDLEGGEGASQPRRKEPDVDPVLLRPIDDLELTVRSANCLKAESIHYVGDLVQRTEVELLKTPNLGKKSLNEIKEVLAQNGLQLGMRLENWPPASLEDSSRAMG
- the rpmD gene encoding 50S ribosomal protein L30 gives rise to the protein MAKSKQLRVTVVRSFANRVARHKACIAGLGLRRMHHSVVVADTPENRGMINKVSYMLSVEEV
- the rplQ gene encoding 50S ribosomal protein L17; the protein is MRHRKAGRKLNRNSSHRQAMFRNMSASLFEHEAIRTTLPKAKELRRVAEPLITLAGNDTTANRRLAFSRLRNKAIVSKLFDELGPRYNERPGGYLRILKAGYRAGDNAPMAFVELVDRPVVEEDDDQEEVA
- the secY gene encoding preprotein translocase subunit SecY, producing the protein MAGPSANAGSLGGVGRLTEVRQRLTFVVIALVIYRLGAHITIPGIDQGALADMFEQQSGTILDMFNMFSGGALGRLSIFALGVMPYISASIIMQLMTAVVPKLKQLRSEGEQGRRAITKYTRYGTLGLALFQGIGITVALQNQGVVLNPGPMFVFIGTTTLVTGTMFLMWLGEQITERGIGNGISLIIFAGIVAGLPSALGGTLELTRTGELGIPTVLLLLVLAVSVIWFIVFMERGQRRITINYARRQQGRKMYAGQTSHLPLKINMAGVIPAIFASSIILFPATIGQWFGEMEGFAWMQRLGQTLSPGQPLYITFYAAAIIFFCFFYTALVFNSRDTADNLKRSGAFIPGVRPGEQTSRYIDKVMTRLTLVGAGYITAVCLLPEFLILYLNVPFYFGGTALLIIVVVVMDFMSQLQAHLVSHQYEPLMKKANLQAHGRGGGSGLAR
- the rpsM gene encoding 30S ribosomal protein S13; the protein is MARIAGVNIPANKHTEIALTSIYGVGRTRAAAICKSADIAPDRKIRELTDDELERLRAVINEYAVEGDLRRQVAMDIKRLMDMGCYRGIRHRRGMTVRGQSTQTNARTRKGPRRSVTR
- the rpsK gene encoding 30S ribosomal protein S11, whose protein sequence is MAKPTTRTRKRVKRTVVDGIAHINASFNNTVITITDRQGNALAWASAGGSGFRGSRKSTPFAAQVASERAGESAKDYGLKNLEVRVKGPGPGRESAARALNNVGYRITNIEDVTPIPHNGCRPPKKRRV
- the rpsE gene encoding 30S ribosomal protein S5 produces the protein MATNDVNGEGLREKLITINRVAKVVKGGRQFGFTALTVVGNGDGSVGFGYGKAREVPLAIQKAMERARFNMRAVNLNGPTLQYAMTGYHGSSKVYMQPASAGTGIIAGGPMRAVFEVVGVNDVLAKALGSRNPINVVQATVNALTTYDSPEYVAAKRGKTVEEVQG